From a region of the Tiliqua scincoides isolate rTilSci1 chromosome 4, rTilSci1.hap2, whole genome shotgun sequence genome:
- the ZNF512B gene encoding zinc finger protein 512B isoform X4, which produces MADSYSYRGGKKVAGSSKHSADKDGHKAELKINPMYEQQRFGNATNDKTEGKKKGRPKADSHTLKDIPLPLMNQWKDEFKAHSRVKCPNSGCWLEFPSIYGLKYHYQRCQGVRRTESAILEKRTFPCPYCEATFTSKTQLEKHCLWNHLDRPLPAIAPPVETKMQKAAGKGGGKKRAAEGSASPTIHPKQAKVEKTIALQRPENGECAAMNQGGKEFQTRAGRGGVEVAAPAAQPSGGRGSKQQASRHAIVQEEDPERMKHRRKQKTPKKFTGEQPSISGTFGLKGLAKAEDKAKAHRAKKLEAALSSSSSNNDDLKKKLGGPSMKKEVVPPPAPPPTTVTPEEQWQRMINEHGEVACPTCSMITRKTILGLKKHMEVCQKLQDALKCQHCKKQFKSKAGLNYHTMAEHVNKPVPVEAAAPLNEHEEREKLRKVLKQMGKLKCPNEGCVATFSSLMGYQYHQKRCGKQPEEVEKPVFTCPHCGKTYKSKAGHDYHVRSEHPSTPPEQPETKPEVNLFEDFERTPSGRIRRTSAQVAVFHLQEIAEDELAKDWTKRRMKEDLVPETKLLNYTRPGLPKLNPRLLETWKNEVKEKGHINCPNNCCVAIYSSVSGLKAHLANCNKPLLMAVN; this is translated from the exons ATGGCAGATTCATATTCCTACCGAGGTGGGAAGAAGGTTGCAGGATCCAGCAAGCATAGCGCAGACAAAGATGGCCACAAGGCTGAGTTAAAGATCAACCCAATGTATGAGCAACAAAGGTTTG GAAATGCGACCAATGATAAAACAGAAGGCAAAAAGAAAGGGAGACCAAAAGCAGACAGCCATACCCTGAAGGATATTCCT CTGCCTCTGATGAACCAGTGGAAAGATGAGTTCAAAGCTCATTCCAGAGTGAAATGCCCCAACTCAGGCTGTTGGCTGGAATTCCCCAGCATTTATGGCCTGAAATACCACTACCAACGCTGTCAAGGGGTAAGGAGGACAGAG AGTGCCATCTTGGAGAAACGGACCTTCCCTTGTCCGTACTGTGAAGCCACCTTCACGTCCAAGACTCAGCTGGAGAAGCACTGCCTGTGGAACCATCTGGACAGGCCGTTGCCAGCTATTGCCCCCCCAGTGGAAACCAAAATGCAGAAAGCAGCTGGCAAGGGCGGAGGCAAAAAAAG AGCTGCTGAGGGTTCAGCTTCCCCCACCATCCATCCCAAACAGGCAAAGGTGGAGAAGACCATTGCCCTGCAGCGCCCAGAGAATGGAGAGTGTGCTGCTATGAACCAgggcggcaaagagttccaaacCAGGGCAGGCAGAGGCGGTGTGGAGGTGGCTGCCCCAGCTGCACAGCCATCAGGTGGCCGAGGCTCCAAGCAACAGGCGAGCAGGCATGCCATCGTGCAAGAGGAAGACCCTGAGCGGATGAAGCATA GAAGGAAACAGAAAACTCCTAAGAAGTTTACTGGGGAGCAACCATCTATCTCGGGAACATTTGGACTCAAAG GATTGGCCAAAGCGGAGGACAAGGCAAAAGCGCACCGAGCAAAGAAGCTGGAGGCAGctcttagcagcagcagcagcaacaatgatGATTTGAAAAAGAAACTGGGAGGCCCCAGCATGAAGAAGGAGGTGGTGCCACCCCCAGCCCCTCCTCCAACAACAG TGACTCCCGAGGAGCAGTGGCAGCGGATGATCAATGAGCATGGAGAGGTCGCCTGTCCGACCTGCAGCATGATCACCAGGAAGACCATCCTTGGCCTGAAGAAGCACATGGAAGTCTGCCAAAAA CTGCAGGATGCCTTGAAGTGCCAGCACTGTAAGAAGCAATTCAAGTCCAAAGCAGGGCTGAATTATCACACAATGGCCGAACATGTCAACAAG CCCGTTCCTGTGGAAGCTGCTGCTCCTCTCAATGAACATGAAGAGCGGGAGAAGCTGAGGAAAGTGCTGAAGCAGATGGGAAAACTCAAATGCCCCAACGAG GGATGCGTAGCTACCTTCTCCAGCCTCATGGGCTACCAGTACCATCAGAAGCGGtgtgggaagcagccagaagaaGTGGAGAAGCCAGTCTTCACCTGCCCACACTGTGGAAAGACTTACAAGTCCAAGGCTGGGCATGACTACCACGTACGGTCAGAGCACCCATCAACG CCTCCTGAACAGCCTGAGACAAAGCCTGAAGTCAACCTGTTTGAAGATTTCGAGAGGACTCCGAGTGGCAGGATCCGGCGTACATCTGCTCAAGTTGCTGTCTTCCACTTGCAAGAAATCGCTGAAGATGAGCTGGCGAAAGACTGGACCAAGCGGAGGATGAAGGAGGACCTGGTCCCAGAAACAAAACTA